The stretch of DNA TTTGTACCTGTTTTTAAATAAAATGGCTCAGTTCACTAAACTGAGCCATTTCTTCTATCCCATTTTCGATAGCTGCTTTAACGAAAGCACCCAGTTAGTTTACGTGCAATAATTCATAATATATAAACACATAATTCATAGGATATTATAAAAGTCCTTACTGCAATATACAGAAGGACTTTAAATATGCTAGGTACTCATTATAATTTTTGGGAGGAAACAGGCAATTCAAGAAAAAAAATGTGGAACCATCTAGCTCTTGTTCTAGGCTGTAGGAACTTATGGATATTCCACTTATCTTACGGTAGATTTGGGTTGTATTTATTAATAAACCTACTAAATATTTGCATAAACTAGTCTCTACTCAACTAAGATGGCCCAGGCATAGGCTGCTTTTACCTCATTCTTGCACTCGTATAAGAAACTGCTCATATTGAATAATTCCACTATTACTTTATATTTATCCATTATGAAAATACCTTCAACTTAGAACCAAAACTTTCGCTTTTCAAGGGAGCTTTGCATTTTTAAAATCAATTCTTTTAGTTCCTCATTATATTTTATTATTTGATTTTGTAAGTCTATTATTTGTTCATTCATTTCTGTTATCTGTTTCTGCAACGCTGGTATTGTGTTTCCCTGAAGTTCTTCTGGTTTTTTCGTGGTTTCATGACCGTTATTAGTAAGTTTCATTACATCTGATACGGTATTCAGCACTTCTGGATTTTTAAGTAATGAACCTGCAATATTCATGATCCCACTTAAATCTATAGATTTATTATCTTTCAGAGGGTTATTAACATCTGGCTTGGATTCGTTTTCATTAGTCATGTAGTAGACTCCACCTTTTTTATCTTGGGATAACAGGGAGAACAGATTCTCGTCCTATGCTGTTACATACTATGAAAAAAAGTTACATGTGTGTTAGCTAAAAACCATACGACCTAAAAATGGGTTAAAATCATATTTGTACAATAAAAAAATAATCTATCAAAAAATAGAAACCCCAATAATACCAGCTACCCATTATTGGCAGTGATAGTAAAGGGGCATGATACTGAGGGGGACTATATTGCTACATTATATTAAGCAAGCAATGCATTAATAGCAGCAATAATGATTTGTTGTTGCTCTGGAGTGCCAAGTAAAACAGCAACAAGCAGGGCTACTAAGAGAAGCAACACAAGAACTACTGTCACGAGATTAATAGACATTTTTCTTCCCCCTTTCAACCTTATTGAAAGAGCTCTTACTCAATCATGTTATGCTACAATAATTGGACAAGTTCTAAACGAATAACTAATTTTACAAAAATAATAGATTTTTAGTGTTACAAACTTAACATCTTAGAAAAAAAAAGCACCAATAATGGTGCCTCTCCAGAGTTACATTGTCTTTAAAGAGTATCTTAAAATAATTTATCTAATGTGTTTCTAATTGGTTGAGAATATAATCCTTCTTGCACAAACCTGCCCTGTTTACACAATAAGAAAAGCCGCCAATATGGCAGCTCTGATTTCTTGTTCCCGTAATCAAGAAGCAGTATTAGGGCAAAAATTCCTCTAAATACCCGCTAAGGAGGAATTATTTCATTCATCGCAGCGGCTGAATATTGGTATTGCTAATCCCTCCCCTAATGGTGAAATTAACCTAACTGGCGTTTGAATGCTTTACTGGCGAAGAAGTATGCGATGACCATGATGCCGACGCACCAGGCAAGCGCGATCCAGATATCGTTGCCAACAGATCCTTCATCCAAGAGGGCACGAATCGCATTCACAATAGAAGTCACGGGCTGGTTCTCAGCGAACGCACGGACAATTTTAGGCATGGTTTCTGTGGGAACAAAGGCTGAACTGATAAACGGCAGGAAAATCAGCGGGTACGAGTAGGCTGTCGCCCCTTCCATAGACCCCGCTGTCAATCCGGGAATGACAGCCAGCCATGTCAGCGCCAGCGTAAACATAGCGAGGATCCCAGCTACGGCGAGCCAATCCAGGATATCAGCGCTGGACCGAAAGCCCATCAAGAGTGCAACGAGGATAACCACCACGATAGTAAGCGCATTGGAAACAAGCGAGGTCAACACGTGAGCCCACAATACCGACGAGCGCTTGATGGGCATGGTAATGAAACGCGCCATCAGCCCGCTCTTTACATCCGTAAACAGCCGCACGGAAGTGTAAGCAACGCCGGATGCGATAGCCATCAGCAAGATTCCCGGCAATAAATAATTGACGTAGTTGTCCGTGCCTGTCTCTATTGCACCGCCAAATACGTAGACAAACAGCAGCATCATCATAATTGGTGTAATCGCCACCGTGATAATCGTGTCCGGGCTGCGCATGATGTTGCGCATTAAACGCCCTAGTAATACCCCTGTTTTGCTTTTCATTTACATCTCCTCCTTTTTGCCGATGATCGCGAGGAAAATTTCCTCCAATGTCGGTTGCTTCTCGATGTATTCCACTTTCGCTGGCGGGAACATCTCTTTAAGTTCGGTAAGGGTACCGGTCGTGATGATTTTTCCGCCATGCAGGATGGCGATACGATCCGCCAGTTGTTCGGCTTCCTCCAGGTACTGTGTCGTCAGCAAGATGGTTGTGCCGCCGCCGGCAAGCTCCTTAACAGTATCCCAGACTTCAATCCGCGCTTCGGGGTCAAGCCCTGTCGTCGGTTCGTCGAGAAAAATGACTGCTGGCGTCCCGATCAGGCTCATGGCGATGTCAAGCCGGCGCTTCATCCCGCCGGAATATTTGTCAGCCCGCCGGTTTGCCGCGTCACGCAGGCTGAATCTTGCAAGCAGATTGTCGGCAACTTGAGCGGGATTGGAAACTCCCCGCAACTTGGCGATCATCAGCAGGTTTTCCCTACCTGTGAGCATGCCGTCTAAAGCTGAGAACTGCCCTGTCAGGCTGATGCACTGGCGAACATGATCCGGTTGTCGCTTGACGTCAAAGCCGCAAATACTTACTTCGCCGCCATCGGCCTTCATCAGAGTCGAGAGGATGTTGACCGTCGTCGTCTTGCCCGCTCCATTTGAACCAAGCAGCGCGAAAATTTCGCCACGACGCACCTCAAAATCTACCCCCATTAAGACTTCCTTGTCTTTAAAGGATTTTTTTAACCCTTTTACAGAAATCGCTGCATTGCTCATACTTTTTTTCCTCCTTAAAAGTGCCTTGCGGAGCTAGATTAGTTAAACTCTACTATTAAGTCTGACTGATAATCTGTATCACTTACTACCGAGCTAAAAATATAACTGAATAGTGAAGGTGGCAATCCACTTTTGTAATCAGCTATTCAGTCGGTATTATTTATTGAATTTATTTTTTCCCAATTGCTTCTTGATACTCTGATTCAAGTCTTCACGATACTTGGCGAAATAGGTTTTAGCGTTTGCCACTAGTTCGTCTGCAAAAGACGCTACGTCGTCTCCGGTGATTTCCAGCACTTGTCTGCCTTCCGCCGCACCGGCTTCGAACAAATCTATTAATTCATACTGAATGTGAAGCATATCCATCCCGTTGCCCGCTGAGAAATTCCACATATAGTTTTGAATTTTCTTAAATACAAACTGGTAGTCCTCTGGCAGTGCTTCAACCCGTGCCATCATCATTTTGTACTCTTTTTTATCACCAATCAT from Neobacillus sp. CF12 encodes:
- a CDS encoding ATP-binding cassette domain-containing protein; amino-acid sequence: MSNAAISVKGLKKSFKDKEVLMGVDFEVRRGEIFALLGSNGAGKTTTVNILSTLMKADGGEVSICGFDVKRQPDHVRQCISLTGQFSALDGMLTGRENLLMIAKLRGVSNPAQVADNLLARFSLRDAANRRADKYSGGMKRRLDIAMSLIGTPAVIFLDEPTTGLDPEARIEVWDTVKELAGGGTTILLTTQYLEEAEQLADRIAILHGGKIITTGTLTELKEMFPPAKVEYIEKQPTLEEIFLAIIGKKEEM
- a CDS encoding ABC transporter permease, with the protein product MKSKTGVLLGRLMRNIMRSPDTIITVAITPIMMMLLFVYVFGGAIETGTDNYVNYLLPGILLMAIASGVAYTSVRLFTDVKSGLMARFITMPIKRSSVLWAHVLTSLVSNALTIVVVILVALLMGFRSSADILDWLAVAGILAMFTLALTWLAVIPGLTAGSMEGATAYSYPLIFLPFISSAFVPTETMPKIVRAFAENQPVTSIVNAIRALLDEGSVGNDIWIALAWCVGIMVIAYFFASKAFKRQLG
- a CDS encoding DUF1048 domain-containing protein, with product MLEMFKKMIGDKKEYKMMMARVEALPEDYQFVFKKIQNYMWNFSAGNGMDMLHIQYELIDLFEAGAAEGRQVLEITGDDVASFADELVANAKTYFAKYREDLNQSIKKQLGKNKFNK